A part of Ammoniphilus sp. CFH 90114 genomic DNA contains:
- a CDS encoding LacI family DNA-binding transcriptional regulator: MATIHDVAKLANVSIATVSRVTSNENNVNEKTKERVMKAMEELGYKPNSAARTLRMAQSNIIVVLMINIKNPFFAEFIRGIEDVAREAGYYLLIGSTDGEADKEKEYIDLILENRVDGVILTTAGIDVNSTIEKIHQNSPIVLAFDYIPDPDIPSISIDNESASRKITNHLISLGHRRIAHITGDMRRLQSQTRLSGYKQALYQHGIPVEESLIQEGGYQFEDGYLAAQKLLSFEKLPAAIYGGNDNVAIGALKAVQDAGLRVPEDIAVVGFDDVEMSSFTTPRLTTIHQPRFEIGKRAMEFLLKKIKQEKIDRPHIILEDHLVVRESCGEKLKGE; this comes from the coding sequence ATGGCAACAATTCACGATGTGGCGAAACTAGCTAACGTATCGATAGCTACCGTTTCAAGGGTAACATCCAATGAAAATAATGTAAATGAAAAAACAAAAGAGCGTGTGATGAAGGCGATGGAAGAACTCGGCTATAAGCCTAACAGCGCCGCTCGCACCTTAAGGATGGCCCAAAGCAATATTATTGTAGTCTTGATGATTAATATTAAAAATCCATTTTTTGCTGAATTTATTCGAGGGATCGAGGACGTCGCTCGGGAAGCCGGCTACTATTTGTTAATTGGAAGTACAGATGGAGAGGCGGATAAAGAAAAAGAATACATTGATCTGATCCTTGAGAATCGGGTGGATGGGGTGATCCTTACGACAGCGGGTATAGATGTCAATTCAACGATTGAAAAGATCCATCAAAACAGCCCGATTGTGTTGGCTTTTGATTATATACCCGATCCGGATATCCCTTCCATTTCCATCGATAATGAAAGTGCAAGCCGGAAAATTACGAACCATCTTATCAGCCTGGGTCATCGGCGTATTGCCCATATTACAGGAGATATGAGACGTTTGCAAAGTCAAACCCGTTTGTCAGGATATAAACAGGCCTTGTATCAGCACGGGATACCTGTTGAGGAATCGCTAATTCAAGAAGGCGGATATCAATTCGAAGACGGCTATTTAGCGGCCCAAAAGCTTCTAAGCTTCGAGAAGCTTCCCGCGGCCATCTATGGGGGAAACGACAATGTAGCAATCGGCGCTTTAAAAGCGGTTCAAGATGCAGGATTGCGGGTACCGGAGGATATTGCAGTAGTTGGTTTTGACGATGTGGAAATGTCCAGCTTTACCACACCACGATTAACAACCATCCACCAGCCGCGATTTGAAATCGGGAAGAGGGCCATGGAATTTCTTCTTAAAAAGATCAAGCAAGAAAAGATCGATCGACCCCATATTATTCTGGAGGATCATCTAGTGGTCCGGGAATCCTGCGGGGAAAAGTTAAAGGGGGAGTAA
- a CDS encoding alpha/beta fold hydrolase: MMAKTPLLLLPGTLCNEQLWAHQIDHLSDLAEITVGDVTTQPTIKGMARHMLEQAPDRFALAGLSLGGIVAIEIMRQAPERVLKLALLDTTAQPPRAEQMDIWGPLIKRVSCGEFSTVVREKFLPNLLYEAHPLIETLSSNIIDMAEKVGKEAYINQLKAVMTKPNGFDVLPNIRCQTLLIVGREDRLCPVDIHMEMKEKISYANLVEIEQCGHMSTLEQPEAVSAAMRNWLIS; this comes from the coding sequence ATGATGGCTAAAACACCGCTTCTTTTACTGCCTGGGACGCTTTGCAACGAACAACTTTGGGCTCATCAAATAGACCATCTATCTGATCTGGCAGAGATAACGGTGGGAGATGTGACCACGCAACCTACCATTAAAGGAATGGCGAGGCACATGTTGGAGCAGGCTCCAGACAGGTTTGCCCTCGCAGGGTTATCTTTAGGAGGGATTGTAGCGATAGAAATCATGCGCCAAGCACCGGAGCGCGTGTTGAAGCTAGCTTTATTGGATACAACGGCTCAGCCCCCTAGGGCGGAACAAATGGATATTTGGGGTCCGCTTATAAAGAGGGTGAGCTGTGGTGAATTTTCGACGGTCGTTCGAGAAAAATTTTTACCAAACCTCCTTTATGAAGCCCATCCTTTAATAGAAACTTTATCATCCAACATTATAGATATGGCCGAAAAAGTAGGAAAAGAAGCCTATATTAATCAGTTGAAGGCTGTCATGACCAAACCGAATGGTTTTGACGTATTGCCAAACATACGTTGCCAGACGCTACTCATCGTAGGAAGAGAGGATCGTCTATGTCCTGTAGATATCCATATGGAAATGAAAGAAAAGATCTCTTATGCCAATCTAGTAGAGATTGAGCAATGTGGTCATATGAGCACATTGGAACAACCAGAAGCGGTTTCCGCGGCCATGCGAAATTGGCTGATCTCCTAA
- a CDS encoding four-carbon acid sugar kinase family protein, whose product MIQPSRLGLEQLKEILPLPWTAENARQKIKSLNKQLNRKVIVLDDDPTGTQTVHDLLVLTRWDIDLLRKAFQQADFIFYILTNTRSFEPGKAEEMNREILKNLTEVAKEQGCSFALINRGDSTLRGHYPLEIDVAVEEWNQAIKDPIDAHLIIPAFFEGQRYTYDDTHYIKEGNRLTPISQTEFSKDKAFGFEKSHLCEWVEEKTKGRIKKEQCTRISIETLRKGPDSVMNLLLAAKENQPIIVNALCYEDLDVLSLALLQAENQGKRFIYRTASSFIKSYAGIEDQAYLSKEQMIKTGQDDKGGLVIVGSHVQKTTNQLQRLLGSRQVTPLEISVQWLLLPEKRDAEIDRVQAEINVLIGSGKTVVVYTSRELIVAKNQDDNLKISQHVSQALTKVIQTLQVAPKFILAKGGITSSDVATIGLGIQMANVIGQAAAGIPVWLTGEEAKFPHMPYIVFPGNVGDDSTLVELVEQLA is encoded by the coding sequence GTGATTCAACCATCTCGATTAGGATTGGAACAGCTGAAGGAAATATTGCCATTACCCTGGACAGCAGAAAATGCTCGACAAAAAATCAAGTCCTTAAATAAGCAACTGAACCGAAAAGTCATTGTGTTGGATGATGATCCAACTGGCACGCAAACCGTTCACGACCTACTTGTCCTAACCCGATGGGATATAGATCTACTACGGAAAGCGTTTCAGCAGGCGGACTTCATTTTTTATATTCTAACGAATACTAGAAGTTTTGAGCCTGGAAAAGCAGAGGAGATGAATCGAGAGATCCTTAAAAACCTGACGGAGGTGGCAAAAGAACAGGGCTGTTCTTTTGCCTTAATTAACCGAGGGGATTCCACCCTCCGTGGGCACTATCCTTTAGAAATTGACGTCGCTGTTGAGGAATGGAATCAGGCGATCAAGGATCCGATCGATGCGCATTTAATCATCCCGGCCTTTTTCGAAGGACAACGTTATACGTATGATGATACCCACTATATAAAAGAAGGGAATCGTCTTACTCCGATCAGCCAAACGGAATTTTCTAAGGACAAAGCTTTTGGATTTGAAAAAAGTCATCTGTGTGAATGGGTAGAAGAAAAAACAAAGGGTCGCATCAAAAAAGAGCAGTGCACCAGAATATCAATTGAGACGCTTAGAAAAGGTCCGGATAGCGTAATGAATCTTTTGCTAGCTGCAAAAGAAAACCAACCCATTATCGTCAATGCCCTCTGTTATGAAGATCTAGATGTTTTATCCTTAGCTCTTCTACAAGCGGAGAATCAAGGAAAAAGATTTATTTACCGGACGGCCTCTTCCTTTATCAAGTCTTATGCTGGTATAGAGGATCAAGCCTACTTGTCCAAAGAACAGATGATAAAAACGGGGCAGGATGATAAAGGGGGCTTGGTTATCGTTGGATCTCATGTTCAGAAAACTACGAACCAGCTCCAGCGATTATTAGGAAGCAGACAAGTAACCCCCTTGGAGATCAGCGTTCAGTGGTTACTTCTTCCGGAAAAAAGAGACGCGGAAATAGATCGCGTACAAGCTGAAATTAATGTTTTGATCGGTTCGGGAAAAACGGTTGTGGTCTACACCAGCCGAGAGCTTATTGTCGCTAAAAATCAAGATGACAACCTAAAAATCAGCCAACATGTGTCCCAAGCCCTCACTAAAGTTATCCAAACTTTGCAGGTAGCACCGAAATTTATCCTTGCTAAGGGGGGGATTACGTCCAGTGATGTGGCTACGATCGGTCTCGGTATTCAAATGGCGAATGTAATCGGACAGGCGGCTGCAGGCATTCCGGTTTGGCTGACAGGAGAAGAGGCGAAGTTTCCTCATATGCCGTATATTGTGTTTCCGGGTAACGTGGGAGACGATTCTACCTTAGTGGAGCTTGTGGAACAGCTAGCTTAA